A single genomic interval of Brevibacillus brevis harbors:
- a CDS encoding ABC transporter permease — MAVDQSVNELFRPRAQKADGQIGQMRPSLTHFQQVTRKLVKNKLAMVGLTLIILLIAMAIIGPHLVSYSYSDQSLLNANQEISGEHWFGTDELGRDMFSRTWYGARISLIIGISAALIDLIIGVTVGGIAGYMAGRGKKGDRIDTIIMRLIEVLYGLPYLLVVIMLMVVMEPGIVTIIIALSATGWVGMARLVRGQILQLKNQEFIMAAQVLGAKFPRILLRHLIPNTIGVIIVNLTFTIPSAIFAESFLSFLGLGVQAPIASWGTMTNDALGVILTGDWWRLFFPALMISLTMFAFNVFGDGLQDALDPRIRE; from the coding sequence ATGGCGGTAGATCAATCAGTAAATGAGTTGTTTCGACCTAGAGCTCAAAAAGCAGATGGACAGATCGGCCAGATGCGACCGAGCCTGACTCATTTTCAACAAGTAACGAGAAAGCTCGTCAAAAACAAGCTGGCAATGGTGGGTTTGACCCTGATTATTTTGCTGATCGCCATGGCGATAATTGGACCCCATCTCGTTTCGTACAGCTATTCCGATCAGAGTCTCTTGAATGCGAATCAGGAAATTTCGGGCGAGCATTGGTTCGGAACAGATGAGCTGGGGCGCGACATGTTTTCACGGACATGGTACGGAGCGCGGATTTCACTGATTATCGGAATATCGGCAGCGTTAATTGACTTGATCATCGGTGTGACCGTCGGCGGTATTGCCGGATACATGGCCGGTCGAGGCAAAAAGGGAGACCGAATCGATACGATCATTATGCGATTGATCGAGGTCTTGTACGGACTGCCGTACCTGCTCGTGGTGATCATGCTGATGGTTGTCATGGAGCCTGGAATTGTTACTATCATCATCGCGTTGTCCGCAACCGGTTGGGTAGGGATGGCTCGTCTCGTTCGGGGACAAATCCTGCAATTGAAAAACCAGGAGTTCATCATGGCTGCGCAAGTGCTGGGTGCCAAATTCCCTCGCATCCTGCTACGCCACCTGATTCCGAACACCATCGGAGTCATCATCGTAAACTTGACGTTTACCATTCCGTCGGCGATATTTGCAGAATCTTTCCTTAGCTTTTTGGGCTTGGGTGTGCAAGCGCCAATCGCTAGCTGGGGCACGATGACGAACGATGCACTCGGCGTTATTTTAACAGGGGATTGGTGGAGACTTTTCTTCCCGGCCTTGATGATTTCCTTGACGATGTTTGCCTTCAACGTCTTCGGTGATGGCTTGCAGGACGCATTGGACCCAAGAATTCGCGAGTAA
- a CDS encoding ABC transporter ATP-binding protein, whose amino-acid sequence MADHLLQVENLRVHFKTYGGEVQAVRGVTFHVDRGETLAVVGESGCGKSVTAQAIMGLIPNPPGRIVDGQIRFDGKVITGMSKKELLSVRGAEIGMVFQDPMTALNPTMRVGAQIVEGFVRTHQVSKEEARKKAMEMLRLVGIPDPEKRVDQYPHEFSGGMRQRVVIAIALANNPKLVIADEPTTALDVTIQAQILDLLRELQEKQQLSIVMITHDLGVVAEIAHRAVVMYAGIVVETGKVEDIFANPKHPYTWGLMRSLPRIDGVEKERLVPIEGTPPDLFHPPKGCPFAPRCQFAMEICEQQMPDASTFTEGHQAACWLHDPRAPKLEELVAAGRQT is encoded by the coding sequence ATGGCGGATCATTTGCTACAAGTAGAAAACCTCCGCGTACATTTCAAAACGTACGGTGGAGAGGTACAGGCTGTACGGGGAGTTACCTTTCATGTTGATCGTGGTGAGACGCTTGCGGTAGTAGGAGAGAGCGGCTGTGGGAAGAGTGTAACCGCCCAAGCGATCATGGGCTTGATCCCGAACCCGCCGGGAAGAATTGTGGATGGTCAGATTCGTTTTGACGGAAAAGTCATCACGGGGATGAGCAAGAAGGAATTGCTTTCGGTTCGTGGAGCTGAGATTGGGATGGTCTTCCAGGACCCGATGACGGCACTGAACCCGACGATGAGGGTCGGTGCCCAGATTGTAGAGGGATTTGTTCGTACCCATCAGGTCAGCAAAGAAGAGGCGCGTAAAAAAGCGATGGAGATGCTTCGACTGGTCGGTATCCCCGATCCGGAGAAACGGGTCGATCAATACCCGCATGAGTTTTCCGGGGGAATGCGGCAACGTGTCGTCATCGCGATTGCACTCGCCAATAATCCAAAGCTCGTCATTGCAGATGAACCGACGACCGCATTGGATGTAACGATTCAAGCGCAAATCTTGGACTTGCTCCGAGAATTGCAGGAAAAACAGCAGCTCTCCATCGTGATGATTACACATGACTTGGGTGTCGTAGCCGAAATCGCGCACCGGGCCGTGGTCATGTATGCAGGAATTGTGGTGGAAACAGGTAAGGTAGAGGATATTTTCGCGAATCCGAAGCATCCATACACATGGGGTTTGATGCGCTCTCTACCGCGGATCGATGGCGTGGAAAAGGAACGACTGGTACCGATTGAGGGAACGCCGCCAGATTTATTCCACCCGCCAAAAGGTTGTCCGTTCGCTCCGCGTTGTCAGTTTGCGATGGAAATATGCGAGCAGCAAATGCCAGACGCTTCCACATTCACCGAGGGTCACCAAGCTGCATGCTGGTTACATGATCCACGGGCACCGAAGCTGGAAGAATTGGTGGCAGCAGGGAGGCAAACGTAG
- a CDS encoding ABC transporter ATP-binding protein: protein MSQALVEVKNLKKHFEIGNGITLKAVDGVTFTINRGETLGLVGESGCGKSTLGRTMIRLYENTDGEVLFKGKNAHRIKGKEAEQFHRDVQMIFQDPQASLNPRMTVMDIIAEGLDIHGLSRGARADRVKELLELVGLSKEHANRFPHEFSGGQRQRIGIARALAVEPEFIIADEPISALDVSIQAQVVNLLEDLQQDRGLTYLFIAHDLSMVKHISTRIGVMYLGKMVEMANSFELYAKPLHPYTQALLSSIPIPDPTIKRERIILQGDLPSPANAPSGCVFRTRCPKAMEQCAAQIPEWQEAAPNHWVACHLYQ, encoded by the coding sequence ATGAGCCAAGCGTTGGTTGAAGTCAAAAATCTAAAAAAGCATTTTGAGATCGGCAATGGGATTACGCTTAAGGCAGTCGACGGCGTGACTTTCACCATTAATCGCGGCGAGACACTCGGGCTCGTCGGAGAGAGCGGATGCGGTAAGTCGACGTTGGGCAGAACGATGATTCGCCTCTATGAAAATACAGACGGAGAAGTTTTGTTCAAAGGGAAAAATGCACACCGCATAAAAGGGAAAGAGGCAGAGCAGTTCCACCGCGATGTCCAAATGATTTTTCAAGATCCACAAGCAAGTCTGAATCCGCGCATGACCGTGATGGACATTATTGCGGAGGGCTTGGATATTCACGGCTTGTCTCGGGGGGCAAGAGCGGATCGGGTCAAAGAATTGCTGGAGCTGGTTGGTTTGTCTAAGGAACATGCGAACCGATTCCCCCATGAATTCAGCGGAGGCCAAAGGCAGCGGATCGGGATTGCTCGGGCACTAGCAGTTGAGCCGGAATTTATCATCGCGGATGAACCGATTTCGGCGCTTGATGTGTCGATTCAAGCGCAAGTCGTGAATCTATTGGAAGATTTGCAGCAGGACAGAGGGCTGACTTACTTGTTTATCGCCCACGATCTGTCCATGGTGAAGCACATTTCCACGCGAATCGGAGTGATGTACCTCGGCAAAATGGTAGAAATGGCAAACAGCTTCGAGTTGTACGCAAAGCCACTTCATCCATATACACAAGCATTGTTGTCCTCGATTCCGATTCCTGATCCGACGATCAAGCGGGAGCGCATCATTTTGCAGGGCGATTTGCCGAGTCCTGCCAACGCTCCAAGCGGTTGTGTTTTCCGAACAAGATGCCCAAAGGCCATGGAGCAATGCGCGGCACAAATTCCTGAATGGCAGGAAGCCGCACCGAACCATTGGGTCGCTTGTCATCTCTATCAGTAG
- a CDS encoding peptide ABC transporter substrate-binding protein, which translates to MKKLAAFALSLSLVIPALAGCGGSGESASTGGTTTPGAAAKQEVVFNAKSEPPDLNPLTSTDTTSFWIMDHLGEGLYTKDKDGNPILGTAKEVKLSDDKLKYTFILRDDAKWTNGEPVTAEDFAYTYMKHLDPATASTTAYLLYYIKGGEAYNKGTGKAEDVGIKAVDAKTLEIELVAPTSYFDKMLATRYWHPINKKQAEANPKWAADADSYISNGAYKLVSWKHDSELVIEKNEHYWNKADVKMDKITWKMVNDATTAYQMYKSGELDFNKEMPSDILAQEKSSPDFKSVPYYGTYMYMFNVTKEPFTNKKVRKAFAMSLDRKALSEMVSQGGETPAYSMVPRGAMQPNGKDFREEGGDYFKEDYEAAKKLLAEGMQEEGWSTLPEVTLMYNTDESHKKIAQAIQEMLKKNLGVEVKMTNQEWKVYLDTTKQKNYQMGRMGWVGQINDPAFNLDYYLGESPNNRTGWVNKEYDQLNMAAKVEQDPNKRMELLHQAEAILMDEMPFIPVYHYQQNYLVKPNLEGLTFPVNAFPSARWATKK; encoded by the coding sequence GTGAAGAAATTAGCTGCCTTTGCCCTGTCGCTCTCGCTCGTCATTCCGGCTCTAGCTGGTTGCGGCGGTAGTGGCGAGTCAGCATCGACTGGAGGTACCACTACGCCAGGCGCTGCTGCCAAACAAGAAGTTGTGTTCAATGCCAAATCTGAGCCACCAGACTTGAACCCGCTCACTTCAACGGATACCACGTCCTTCTGGATCATGGATCACTTGGGGGAAGGTCTGTACACCAAGGACAAGGATGGCAATCCAATCTTGGGAACAGCAAAGGAAGTGAAGCTGTCGGATGACAAGCTCAAGTACACGTTCATTTTGCGCGATGATGCGAAGTGGACCAATGGTGAGCCGGTTACAGCAGAGGATTTTGCTTACACGTATATGAAGCATCTTGATCCGGCAACAGCTTCGACTACTGCTTATCTGCTCTACTACATCAAAGGTGGAGAAGCGTACAATAAAGGTACAGGAAAAGCAGAAGATGTAGGCATCAAGGCGGTCGATGCAAAAACGCTCGAAATCGAGCTGGTCGCACCTACCTCGTATTTTGACAAAATGCTGGCTACCCGTTACTGGCACCCAATCAACAAGAAGCAGGCAGAAGCGAATCCAAAATGGGCAGCGGATGCGGACAGCTACATCTCCAATGGCGCTTACAAGCTCGTTTCCTGGAAGCATGACTCTGAGCTCGTGATTGAAAAGAACGAGCATTATTGGAACAAAGCTGACGTAAAAATGGATAAGATCACCTGGAAAATGGTGAATGACGCCACGACTGCTTATCAGATGTACAAGAGTGGCGAGCTCGACTTCAACAAAGAGATGCCTTCTGACATCCTCGCGCAAGAAAAATCGAGCCCAGATTTCAAATCCGTTCCTTACTATGGTACGTACATGTACATGTTTAACGTAACGAAAGAACCATTTACGAATAAAAAGGTTCGCAAAGCTTTCGCCATGTCGCTCGACCGTAAAGCACTGTCCGAAATGGTAAGCCAAGGTGGAGAGACACCAGCTTACTCCATGGTTCCGCGTGGAGCGATGCAACCAAACGGAAAAGACTTCCGCGAAGAGGGCGGGGACTACTTCAAGGAAGATTACGAAGCAGCGAAGAAGCTGCTGGCTGAAGGTATGCAAGAAGAAGGCTGGTCCACACTGCCAGAAGTTACACTCATGTACAACACCGATGAAAGCCATAAGAAAATAGCACAGGCGATCCAAGAAATGCTCAAGAAAAACTTGGGCGTAGAAGTGAAAATGACAAACCAAGAGTGGAAAGTGTATCTGGATACAACGAAACAAAAGAACTATCAAATGGGCCGTATGGGCTGGGTAGGTCAAATCAACGACCCTGCATTTAACCTGGACTACTATTTGGGTGAAAGCCCGAACAACCGTACTGGTTGGGTGAACAAAGAGTATGATCAGTTGAATATGGCGGCAAAAGTTGAGCAAGACCCGAACAAGCGTATGGAACTGCTTCACCAGGCAGAAGCCATTTTGATGGACGAAATGCCATTCATTCCAGTCTACCACTACCAGCAAAACTATTTGGTGAAACCGAATTTAGAAGGTCTCACTTTCCCAGTCAACGCGTTCCCAAGCGCTCGCTGGGCAACAAAAAAATAG
- a CDS encoding alpha/beta hydrolase family protein, with translation MILDYLQVKSAYQLKVVPQRREITFLTKLTGIAQLWRWNEEYNRSEQVTFLPDRVVEVDHSPCGTKTIVGMDNKGDERQQFFLLTENGAVVKPLTDAPDYFHYLGGWSPCGKKIAWSSNRRNPRSFDIFVQDVESGAYEEVFRYDGRTDPIGWLPDGTGLIFSVQETNIDNCLYLLNLQTKEAQKLAICNKHARYHSLVLSNDGQTGYLVTDRDENTKALCRFSRSTGKLDKLVHDPKWDIEEAKLSPDEKLLAFTINEGGYSVLALYSLTEQRWERVEEAPRGVISSLAWVSDDQLAFTLKSPTLPGDIWTYTISEKTSRRVTNIGQSDALEDKLIEPELCTFHSFDGLEVPYFLYAKDTSEHAEKKPVVVYVHGGPESQIRPEYHPVFQFLANEGFTVVAPNVRGSMGYGREYVQLDDRRKRMDSVADLAWLVKDLSNRPSVDPNAIGIMGRSYGGFMTLAALTHYPDLWAAGVDIVGISHFKTFLENTGAWRRRLREVEYGFLGEDDDFFEEIAPLNHSHKITAPLLVFHGRNDTRVPVSEAEQLVADMRGRGQEVDLHIFEDEGHFTEKLDNHITLNQKISQFFLGQLASTNKIEE, from the coding sequence GTGATTTTGGACTATCTGCAAGTGAAATCCGCGTATCAATTGAAGGTGGTACCGCAGCGTAGAGAGATTACCTTTTTAACGAAGCTGACAGGTATTGCGCAGTTGTGGCGCTGGAATGAAGAGTACAACCGCTCGGAGCAAGTGACCTTTTTGCCTGATCGTGTGGTAGAAGTTGACCATTCCCCGTGCGGAACGAAAACGATTGTCGGTATGGACAACAAGGGTGACGAGCGACAGCAGTTCTTTTTGCTAACAGAAAATGGTGCAGTCGTGAAGCCCCTGACAGACGCTCCTGATTATTTTCACTATTTGGGAGGATGGTCTCCATGTGGGAAAAAGATCGCGTGGTCCAGCAATCGTCGCAATCCGCGCAGCTTTGATATTTTTGTACAGGATGTCGAGAGCGGTGCGTATGAAGAAGTCTTCCGCTATGATGGGCGCACAGATCCAATCGGCTGGCTACCAGACGGGACAGGACTCATTTTCAGCGTGCAGGAGACCAACATTGACAATTGCCTGTATTTGCTGAATCTGCAAACGAAGGAAGCACAAAAGCTCGCCATTTGTAATAAACATGCACGCTACCATTCCTTGGTACTGTCTAATGACGGACAAACGGGATATCTCGTAACCGACCGCGATGAAAACACAAAGGCGTTGTGCCGATTTTCACGGAGTACAGGAAAGCTGGACAAACTGGTGCACGACCCGAAATGGGACATCGAGGAGGCCAAATTATCCCCCGACGAGAAGCTACTTGCCTTCACGATCAATGAAGGAGGCTACTCCGTTCTTGCTCTCTATTCCTTGACAGAGCAACGCTGGGAGCGGGTGGAGGAAGCGCCACGGGGAGTGATCTCTTCCTTGGCGTGGGTGAGTGATGATCAGCTCGCTTTTACGCTGAAAAGTCCAACACTTCCAGGCGATATCTGGACGTATACCATTTCGGAGAAAACCAGCAGACGTGTGACGAACATTGGTCAATCTGATGCTCTGGAGGATAAACTCATCGAGCCGGAATTGTGCACGTTTCACTCTTTTGATGGCTTGGAAGTACCGTATTTCCTCTATGCTAAAGATACATCCGAGCATGCAGAGAAAAAACCAGTCGTCGTCTACGTCCATGGTGGGCCAGAGAGCCAAATTCGACCGGAGTATCATCCTGTTTTTCAATTTTTGGCGAACGAAGGCTTTACGGTGGTAGCACCGAATGTTCGCGGCAGTATGGGCTACGGTCGGGAATATGTCCAGCTTGATGATCGCCGCAAGCGGATGGATTCTGTAGCAGATTTGGCTTGGCTGGTCAAAGATTTGAGCAACCGTCCAAGCGTTGACCCGAATGCGATCGGCATCATGGGCCGCAGTTACGGAGGCTTCATGACACTGGCTGCGCTTACGCATTACCCTGACCTGTGGGCCGCGGGTGTTGATATTGTGGGGATTTCCCATTTCAAAACCTTTCTGGAGAACACCGGGGCATGGAGACGGAGATTGCGTGAGGTGGAGTACGGGTTTCTCGGCGAAGACGATGACTTTTTTGAAGAAATTGCTCCTTTGAATCATTCCCATAAGATCACGGCTCCGCTTCTCGTATTCCACGGTCGCAATGATACGCGTGTTCCTGTCAGCGAAGCAGAACAGCTCGTAGCTGACATGCGAGGCAGGGGACAAGAAGTCGATTTGCACATTTTTGAGGATGAAGGCCACTTTACCGAAAAGCTGGACAATCACATCACGTTGAATCAAAAGATTTCCCAGTTCTTTTTGGGGCAACTTGCATCCACCAATAAAATCGAGGAGTGA
- a CDS encoding alpha/beta hydrolase family protein, with the protein MTQAKRGITAEDLYQMRYASDPQLSPDGKTLAYVENQIDESHAYQNHLYLRKLDAGDPRPLTSGSRDTFPRWSPDGSKISFVSNRSGKPQIWLIDANGGEARQLTRCKNGVSNPIWSPDGTYIVFSSILDEGETFADPEGTEEKENTKAIHVGRMKYKSDDLGFIYEKNKQLAVVHVETGEVTPLSDGPYNHTIGSWSPDGKWLAITANRAEDPDIQHSVDVFLIPSEGGEWKKLTNSKGIFAYPTWSPDGKKLAYIGSELDTHLYAAQKRIWVYDFEKGDYTCITKDWDVQVGDSTIGDMRSPGHPNPGAVWTADGRGMYFIASERGNSGIYHITLDGQVTNVVAGNRNIYGFSLHENEQTVVAAISDPFTPGDLYQVSLKDGEEKRLTALNEELFAGIELPVPEEMEFVAKDGWKLHGWMLKPVGFEEGKKYPMVLQIHGGPHSMYGNTFFHEFQLLAAKGYAVLYTNPRGSFGYGERFVQACCGDYGGNDYRDLMTAVQFACDHFDFVDEDRLGVAGGSYGGFMTNWIVGKTNRFKAGVTDRSICNWVSFYGVSDIGYFFTAEEIQANPFTNPEKMWQHSPIRLVENIETPLLIMHGEHDYRCPIEQAEQLYVTLKHQGKAPVSFVRFPGASHELSRSGDPEQRVLRLQYTTDWFDSYLVAHQKETVE; encoded by the coding sequence ATGACGCAAGCAAAAAGAGGCATAACGGCTGAAGATTTGTATCAAATGCGGTACGCGAGCGATCCGCAGCTATCACCAGACGGAAAAACGCTTGCTTATGTGGAAAATCAAATCGATGAGTCCCATGCTTACCAAAATCACTTGTATTTACGCAAATTGGATGCAGGTGATCCACGGCCATTGACGTCTGGCTCCCGCGACACCTTTCCGCGCTGGTCGCCAGATGGTTCAAAGATTAGCTTTGTTTCGAACCGATCTGGAAAACCACAAATTTGGCTGATCGATGCAAACGGAGGAGAAGCAAGGCAACTCACGCGTTGCAAAAACGGTGTCAGCAATCCGATTTGGTCACCTGACGGCACATACATTGTCTTCTCGTCGATCCTGGATGAAGGTGAAACCTTCGCAGACCCCGAGGGAACCGAGGAGAAAGAAAATACCAAAGCCATTCATGTCGGAAGAATGAAGTACAAATCCGATGATCTCGGGTTCATTTACGAGAAAAACAAGCAGTTGGCCGTTGTTCATGTAGAAACAGGCGAGGTTACTCCACTCAGCGATGGCCCGTACAATCATACGATTGGCTCCTGGTCGCCGGACGGAAAATGGCTCGCCATTACGGCGAACCGAGCAGAAGACCCTGATATTCAGCATAGTGTTGACGTTTTTCTCATCCCTTCGGAAGGGGGAGAATGGAAAAAGCTGACTAACAGCAAGGGGATTTTTGCCTATCCAACCTGGTCACCCGACGGTAAGAAGCTAGCGTATATCGGAAGTGAATTGGACACGCATTTGTACGCAGCGCAGAAGCGCATCTGGGTATATGATTTTGAAAAGGGCGACTATACTTGCATCACAAAGGATTGGGACGTACAGGTTGGCGATTCCACCATCGGGGACATGCGCTCGCCAGGTCACCCGAATCCAGGCGCTGTATGGACAGCAGACGGAAGAGGCATGTATTTCATTGCCAGCGAGCGAGGAAATTCCGGCATTTATCACATAACGCTGGACGGACAGGTCACGAATGTTGTAGCGGGCAACCGGAATATATACGGCTTTTCTCTGCATGAGAACGAACAAACGGTGGTTGCTGCCATCAGTGATCCGTTTACGCCGGGCGACTTGTATCAAGTAAGTCTGAAGGACGGAGAAGAAAAACGTCTAACAGCGCTGAACGAAGAGTTATTTGCGGGTATTGAGCTCCCAGTTCCAGAAGAAATGGAGTTTGTCGCGAAGGATGGCTGGAAGCTGCACGGTTGGATGCTCAAGCCTGTCGGTTTTGAAGAAGGAAAAAAATATCCGATGGTTCTGCAAATTCATGGCGGGCCTCACTCCATGTACGGAAATACGTTTTTCCACGAGTTCCAGCTACTCGCTGCAAAAGGCTACGCGGTACTCTATACGAATCCGAGAGGGAGCTTTGGCTACGGAGAGCGTTTTGTTCAGGCGTGCTGCGGTGACTATGGAGGGAACGATTACCGCGATTTGATGACGGCCGTGCAATTTGCATGCGATCATTTCGATTTTGTCGATGAGGATCGCTTGGGTGTAGCAGGCGGCAGCTACGGTGGCTTCATGACGAACTGGATCGTAGGTAAAACCAATCGATTCAAAGCGGGTGTAACCGATCGGAGTATTTGCAACTGGGTAAGCTTTTACGGTGTCAGTGATATCGGTTACTTCTTCACTGCCGAAGAGATTCAGGCAAATCCATTCACGAATCCGGAAAAAATGTGGCAGCATTCACCGATTCGCTTGGTAGAGAACATCGAGACGCCTCTGCTGATCATGCATGGAGAACATGACTACCGTTGCCCAATCGAACAGGCGGAGCAGCTTTATGTAACATTGAAGCATCAAGGCAAGGCCCCGGTGTCCTTTGTCCGTTTCCCGGGTGCCAGTCATGAGCTTTCCCGCAGTGGTGATCCTGAGCAACGCGTGTTGAGGCTGCAATATACGACAGATTGGTTTGACAGTTATTTGGTTGCACACCAAAAAGAGACAGTCGAATAA
- a CDS encoding M20/M25/M40 family metallo-hydrolase encodes MNKEQVIGIVQENLPHAIEKLMQYLRFPTVSAQHKAIPETVEYVVKMIHEVGGETKVLDNLGGNPVVYAFFAAGSEGDASKTILFYDHYDVQPPEPFHEWNTEPFDPTIIDGKLYARGAADNKGDLVARLTAIQILQQQAGGLPCNIKFLIEGEEEIGSPNLEPYLRAYKDLFQADACIWEFGGKDENERISMVAGIKGMAYLELTCVGADIDMHSSVGAYVDNAAWRLIQALATMKNQQNEILVEGFFDGIEEPTADEKKVVSELPFSEEATAALYGLKRPLITAANHVDPREAMVFHPTMTICGLDSGYTGEGAKTVLPKSAKAKLDCRLVPGQDPQHIMNCIENHLEKHGFTDITVTMINGQKAYRSDFHHPFVAHVLDTARVIYDQEPVLSPNAAGTGPMYIFGEQLKLPVVSTGVGWVGCKVHAPNESIRLKDFEEGIAHMVVMLSGFAKALSE; translated from the coding sequence GTGAACAAAGAACAAGTGATAGGTATCGTGCAAGAAAATTTGCCGCATGCAATCGAGAAGCTGATGCAATATTTGCGTTTTCCAACCGTATCCGCACAGCATAAGGCCATCCCAGAGACGGTTGAATACGTGGTCAAGATGATTCATGAGGTTGGTGGAGAGACAAAGGTACTCGACAATCTCGGCGGCAATCCAGTCGTGTATGCGTTTTTTGCAGCAGGCAGTGAAGGAGACGCCAGCAAAACGATCCTGTTTTACGATCACTACGATGTTCAACCACCTGAGCCGTTTCATGAGTGGAACACGGAGCCGTTTGACCCTACGATCATTGATGGAAAGCTGTATGCCCGTGGTGCTGCCGACAATAAAGGTGATCTCGTTGCGCGTCTGACGGCGATTCAGATTTTGCAGCAGCAAGCAGGCGGTTTGCCTTGCAACATCAAGTTCCTGATCGAGGGAGAAGAAGAGATTGGCAGCCCGAATCTGGAGCCATATCTTCGAGCGTACAAGGATCTTTTCCAGGCGGATGCCTGCATTTGGGAATTCGGTGGAAAGGACGAAAATGAGCGAATCAGTATGGTTGCCGGGATCAAAGGAATGGCGTATCTAGAGCTGACCTGCGTTGGGGCAGATATCGACATGCACTCCTCTGTCGGAGCGTATGTAGACAATGCAGCGTGGCGCCTCATACAGGCATTGGCGACGATGAAAAATCAGCAAAACGAGATTTTGGTCGAAGGCTTCTTCGATGGGATCGAGGAACCGACAGCGGATGAAAAGAAAGTTGTTTCCGAATTGCCGTTCAGTGAAGAGGCGACAGCAGCGCTATACGGTTTGAAACGCCCATTGATTACCGCGGCAAACCATGTGGACCCACGAGAAGCCATGGTTTTTCACCCGACTATGACCATTTGCGGTCTGGATAGCGGCTATACGGGAGAGGGCGCGAAGACGGTGCTGCCGAAAAGTGCGAAGGCCAAGTTGGATTGCCGTCTTGTCCCAGGACAAGATCCACAGCACATCATGAATTGCATCGAGAATCATTTGGAGAAGCATGGTTTTACGGATATTACCGTCACCATGATCAATGGACAAAAAGCGTATCGCTCCGATTTCCATCATCCATTTGTTGCTCACGTACTGGATACGGCTCGCGTTATTTACGATCAGGAGCCAGTGCTTTCTCCAAACGCGGCAGGCACGGGTCCGATGTATATTTTCGGGGAACAGCTCAAGCTTCCGGTTGTCAGTACAGGGGTAGGCTGGGTAGGCTGCAAAGTACATGCGCCGAACGAATCCATCCGTTTGAAAGACTTCGAGGAAGGAATTGCCCATATGGTTGTCATGCTCTCTGGATTTGCCAAAGCGCTGTCAGAGTAG
- the msrA gene encoding peptide-methionine (S)-S-oxide reductase MsrA: MNSDTHPYEIATFAGGCFWCMVSPFDKMPGIQKVVSGYTGGHVENPTYEQVCSDTTGHYEAIQITFDPSLISYEELLQMFWRQIDPTDAGGQFGDRGQSYAPAIFYHNEEQERLAQKSKQELDASGRFQKPIATLILPAKPFYPAEEYHQDYYKKNPVRYQYYRAASGRAKFTKEAWRDRTKLEELKKILTPLQYEVTQNNGTERPFTNEFWDHKEEGIYVDIVSNEPLFSSLDKFDSGCGWPSFTKPLQEENVTEHVDLTHNMIRTEVRSKDADSHLGHVFEDGPGENGLRYCINSAALRFIPKDRLEEEGFGEYKRLFEKE; this comes from the coding sequence GTGAACAGCGATACACATCCATACGAAATCGCAACCTTTGCAGGCGGATGCTTCTGGTGCATGGTCAGTCCGTTTGACAAGATGCCAGGCATTCAAAAAGTCGTCTCCGGCTATACAGGCGGTCATGTCGAAAACCCTACCTATGAACAGGTATGCTCTGATACGACGGGACACTATGAAGCCATCCAAATCACATTTGATCCGTCGCTCATCTCCTACGAGGAATTGCTGCAGATGTTTTGGAGACAGATCGACCCGACGGACGCTGGTGGTCAATTCGGTGATCGAGGTCAATCGTATGCGCCTGCGATCTTCTATCATAATGAAGAGCAAGAAAGGCTTGCGCAAAAATCCAAGCAAGAGCTGGATGCGAGCGGTCGTTTCCAAAAGCCCATTGCAACGCTGATTTTGCCAGCCAAGCCGTTCTATCCGGCGGAGGAATACCATCAGGACTACTATAAGAAAAATCCGGTCCGCTACCAATACTACCGCGCGGCATCAGGCAGAGCGAAATTCACCAAGGAAGCATGGCGCGACCGTACGAAGCTGGAAGAATTGAAAAAAATCTTGACCCCGCTCCAGTATGAGGTAACGCAAAATAACGGGACAGAACGTCCATTTACGAACGAATTTTGGGATCACAAGGAAGAGGGCATCTACGTAGACATCGTCTCCAACGAGCCTTTGTTCAGTTCCCTGGACAAGTTCGATTCCGGCTGCGGGTGGCCATCCTTTACCAAGCCATTGCAAGAGGAAAACGTAACCGAGCATGTGGATTTAACACATAATATGATTCGTACAGAGGTTCGCAGTAAAGATGCGGATTCTCATCTTGGTCATGTTTTCGAGGACGGGCCTGGAGAAAATGGATTGCGTTACTGCATCAATTCAGCCGCATTGCGCTTCATTCCGAAGGATCGTTTGGAGGAAGAAGGCTTCGGGGAGTATAAGCGATTATTTGAAAAAGAATAG